In Siniperca chuatsi isolate FFG_IHB_CAS linkage group LG16, ASM2008510v1, whole genome shotgun sequence, the following proteins share a genomic window:
- the gtf2a1 gene encoding transcription initiation factor IIA subunit 1 isoform X1: protein MASSANSNPVPKLYKSVIEDVINEVRELFLDEGVDEQVLLELKTLWENKLLQSKAVEGFHTEEQAVLQAAQQQQQQQQQQQQQVQQVQQVQQIQQVTQPAQAQQVILPPQQQQAPQQQVIVQDSKILQHMSATGMSAAATAATLALPTGVTPYQQLITSQGQILQVVRAPNGAQYIIQQPQQQILLQQQMQPGGVQAPVIQQVLAPLQGGLPQQTGVIIQPQQIVLASGNKVQGNTQVMQAAAMAPQPGQAATAQVQQVQQAQGAAAQQAPQQPQAQQQAQPQPQAQQPPMMLQVDGTGDTSSEEDEDEEEEYDEDDDEEKDKDGGEDGQVEEEPLNSGDDVSDEEDQELFDTENVVVCQYDKIHRSKNKWKFHLKDGIMNLNGRDYVFSKAIGDAEW from the exons CCTAAACTATATAAGTCTGTGATTGAGGATGTGATCAACGAGGTGCGGGAGCTGTTCCTGGACGAGGGAGTGGATGAGCAAGTGCTTCTGGAGCTGAAAACG CTATGGGAAAACAAACTGTTGCAGTCCAAGGCAGTGGAGGGCTTCCACACTGAGGAGCAGGCAGTCCTGCAGGccgctcagcagcagcagcaacagcagcagcaacagcagcagcaggtccaACAGGTCCAACAGGTCCAACAAATCCAGCAGGTGACCCAGCCAGCACAGGCCCAGCAAGTCATCCTGCCTCCCCAGCAACAGCAAG CTCCTCAGCAGCAAGTCATTGTTCAGGATTCCAAGATTCTACAGCACATGAGTGCAACGGGGATG AGTGCAGCAGCTACTGCAGCAACCCTTGCTTTGCCCACAGGTGTCACTCCCTACCAACAGCTCATCACCAGCCAAG GTCAGATCCTGCAGGTGGTCCGTGCTCCCAATGGGGCTCAGTACATCATccagcagccccagcagcagatcctcctgcagcagcagatgcagCCTGGCGGCGTGCAGGCACCGGTCATACAACAG GTCCTGGCTCCTCTGCAGGGAGGCCTGCCCCAGCAAACAGGAGTCATCATCCAGCCACAGCAGATTGTCTTAGCTTCAGGAAACAAAGTCCAAGGCAATACACAG GTGATGCAGGCAGCAGCTATGGCGCCGCAGCCTGGTCAGGCAGCAACAGCTCAGGTCCAGCAGGTTCAGCAGGCCCAGGGTGCAGCTGCACAACAGGCCCCACAACAGCCCCAGGCCCAGCAGCAAGCCCAACCCCAGCCTCAGGCCCAGCAGCCTCCCATGATGCTGCAGGTGGACGGCACCGGAGACACCTCCTCAGAAGAGgacgaggatgaggaggaggagtatgATGAAGATGACGATGAGGAGAAGGACAAGGATGGGGGAGAGGACGGGCAGGTCGAAGAG GAGCCACTGAACAGTGGGGATGATGTCAGTGATGAGGAGGACCAGGAGCTGTTTGATACAGAGAATGTGGTGGTGTGCCAGTATGACAAG ATTCACAGAAGTAAGAATAAATGGAAATTCCACCTGAAGGACGGGATCATGAATCTGAACGGGAGAGACTATGTCTTCTCCAAAGCCATAGGGGATGCGGAATGGtga
- the gtf2a1 gene encoding transcription initiation factor IIA subunit 1 isoform X3, which translates to MASSANSNPVPKLYKSVIEDVINEVRELFLDEGVDEQVLLELKTLWENKLLQSKAVEGFHTEEQAVLQAAQQQQQQQQQQQQQVQQVQQVQQIQQVTQPAQAQQVILPPQQQQAPQQQVIVQDSKILQHMSATGMSAAATAATLALPTGVTPYQQLITSQGQILQVVRAPNGAQYIIQQPQQQILLQQQMQPGGVQAPVIQQVLAPLQGGLPQQTGVIIQPQQIVLASGNKVQGNTQVMQAAAMAPQPGQAATAQVQQQAQPQPQAQQPPMMLQVDGTGDTSSEEDEDEEEEYDEDDDEEKDKDGGEDGQVEEEPLNSGDDVSDEEDQELFDTENVVVCQYDKIHRSKNKWKFHLKDGIMNLNGRDYVFSKAIGDAEW; encoded by the exons CCTAAACTATATAAGTCTGTGATTGAGGATGTGATCAACGAGGTGCGGGAGCTGTTCCTGGACGAGGGAGTGGATGAGCAAGTGCTTCTGGAGCTGAAAACG CTATGGGAAAACAAACTGTTGCAGTCCAAGGCAGTGGAGGGCTTCCACACTGAGGAGCAGGCAGTCCTGCAGGccgctcagcagcagcagcaacagcagcagcaacagcagcagcaggtccaACAGGTCCAACAGGTCCAACAAATCCAGCAGGTGACCCAGCCAGCACAGGCCCAGCAAGTCATCCTGCCTCCCCAGCAACAGCAAG CTCCTCAGCAGCAAGTCATTGTTCAGGATTCCAAGATTCTACAGCACATGAGTGCAACGGGGATG AGTGCAGCAGCTACTGCAGCAACCCTTGCTTTGCCCACAGGTGTCACTCCCTACCAACAGCTCATCACCAGCCAAG GTCAGATCCTGCAGGTGGTCCGTGCTCCCAATGGGGCTCAGTACATCATccagcagccccagcagcagatcctcctgcagcagcagatgcagCCTGGCGGCGTGCAGGCACCGGTCATACAACAG GTCCTGGCTCCTCTGCAGGGAGGCCTGCCCCAGCAAACAGGAGTCATCATCCAGCCACAGCAGATTGTCTTAGCTTCAGGAAACAAAGTCCAAGGCAATACACAG GTGATGCAGGCAGCAGCTATGGCGCCGCAGCCTGGTCAGGCAGCAACAGCTCAGGTCCAGCAG CAAGCCCAACCCCAGCCTCAGGCCCAGCAGCCTCCCATGATGCTGCAGGTGGACGGCACCGGAGACACCTCCTCAGAAGAGgacgaggatgaggaggaggagtatgATGAAGATGACGATGAGGAGAAGGACAAGGATGGGGGAGAGGACGGGCAGGTCGAAGAG GAGCCACTGAACAGTGGGGATGATGTCAGTGATGAGGAGGACCAGGAGCTGTTTGATACAGAGAATGTGGTGGTGTGCCAGTATGACAAG ATTCACAGAAGTAAGAATAAATGGAAATTCCACCTGAAGGACGGGATCATGAATCTGAACGGGAGAGACTATGTCTTCTCCAAAGCCATAGGGGATGCGGAATGGtga
- the gtf2a1 gene encoding transcription initiation factor IIA subunit 1 isoform X2 codes for MHTTPKLYKSVIEDVINEVRELFLDEGVDEQVLLELKTLWENKLLQSKAVEGFHTEEQAVLQAAQQQQQQQQQQQQQVQQVQQVQQIQQVTQPAQAQQVILPPQQQQAPQQQVIVQDSKILQHMSATGMSAAATAATLALPTGVTPYQQLITSQGQILQVVRAPNGAQYIIQQPQQQILLQQQMQPGGVQAPVIQQVLAPLQGGLPQQTGVIIQPQQIVLASGNKVQGNTQVMQAAAMAPQPGQAATAQVQQVQQAQGAAAQQAPQQPQAQQQAQPQPQAQQPPMMLQVDGTGDTSSEEDEDEEEEYDEDDDEEKDKDGGEDGQVEEEPLNSGDDVSDEEDQELFDTENVVVCQYDKIHRSKNKWKFHLKDGIMNLNGRDYVFSKAIGDAEW; via the exons ATGCACACCACG CCTAAACTATATAAGTCTGTGATTGAGGATGTGATCAACGAGGTGCGGGAGCTGTTCCTGGACGAGGGAGTGGATGAGCAAGTGCTTCTGGAGCTGAAAACG CTATGGGAAAACAAACTGTTGCAGTCCAAGGCAGTGGAGGGCTTCCACACTGAGGAGCAGGCAGTCCTGCAGGccgctcagcagcagcagcaacagcagcagcaacagcagcagcaggtccaACAGGTCCAACAGGTCCAACAAATCCAGCAGGTGACCCAGCCAGCACAGGCCCAGCAAGTCATCCTGCCTCCCCAGCAACAGCAAG CTCCTCAGCAGCAAGTCATTGTTCAGGATTCCAAGATTCTACAGCACATGAGTGCAACGGGGATG AGTGCAGCAGCTACTGCAGCAACCCTTGCTTTGCCCACAGGTGTCACTCCCTACCAACAGCTCATCACCAGCCAAG GTCAGATCCTGCAGGTGGTCCGTGCTCCCAATGGGGCTCAGTACATCATccagcagccccagcagcagatcctcctgcagcagcagatgcagCCTGGCGGCGTGCAGGCACCGGTCATACAACAG GTCCTGGCTCCTCTGCAGGGAGGCCTGCCCCAGCAAACAGGAGTCATCATCCAGCCACAGCAGATTGTCTTAGCTTCAGGAAACAAAGTCCAAGGCAATACACAG GTGATGCAGGCAGCAGCTATGGCGCCGCAGCCTGGTCAGGCAGCAACAGCTCAGGTCCAGCAGGTTCAGCAGGCCCAGGGTGCAGCTGCACAACAGGCCCCACAACAGCCCCAGGCCCAGCAGCAAGCCCAACCCCAGCCTCAGGCCCAGCAGCCTCCCATGATGCTGCAGGTGGACGGCACCGGAGACACCTCCTCAGAAGAGgacgaggatgaggaggaggagtatgATGAAGATGACGATGAGGAGAAGGACAAGGATGGGGGAGAGGACGGGCAGGTCGAAGAG GAGCCACTGAACAGTGGGGATGATGTCAGTGATGAGGAGGACCAGGAGCTGTTTGATACAGAGAATGTGGTGGTGTGCCAGTATGACAAG ATTCACAGAAGTAAGAATAAATGGAAATTCCACCTGAAGGACGGGATCATGAATCTGAACGGGAGAGACTATGTCTTCTCCAAAGCCATAGGGGATGCGGAATGGtga